One stretch of Lacrimispora sphenoides DNA includes these proteins:
- a CDS encoding MurR/RpiR family transcriptional regulator, whose amino-acid sequence MNFFDQLSNRGIKLNPTEERIVNYLLEHYGILQDLKIAKVAEVLYLSPNSIVRLCKKLGYHGFSELKYQIIHERRQYGIEAAEQQTTVMDSLKQTLAINSRQNIEKTARLIYESRQVIFFALGLSRIVALDLAKKLEHLNKIIIVPDDRDNCILYANNLAPGQIAFFISYSGSTDIICKLSYIAQTRGVPIVTLTGMSQNPISGSSVVSLYAYFRKMNYRDADITSRIGFYLVTELILEEYMKLFRLEQQLEDEID is encoded by the coding sequence ATGAATTTTTTTGACCAGCTGTCAAACAGGGGAATAAAGCTGAATCCTACAGAAGAAAGAATTGTCAATTATTTACTGGAACATTACGGCATATTGCAAGATTTAAAGATCGCAAAGGTGGCGGAAGTGTTATATCTGTCGCCAAACTCTATTGTGAGACTTTGTAAAAAACTGGGCTATCACGGGTTCAGTGAGTTGAAATACCAGATCATACATGAACGGAGACAGTATGGAATAGAGGCCGCTGAGCAGCAGACCACTGTTATGGACAGCTTAAAACAGACACTGGCCATTAATTCACGACAGAATATTGAGAAAACGGCAAGGCTGATTTATGAAAGCCGTCAGGTGATATTTTTTGCACTGGGCCTTTCCAGGATCGTAGCTTTGGATCTGGCAAAAAAGCTTGAGCATCTGAATAAGATCATTATTGTCCCCGATGACCGTGATAACTGTATCTTGTATGCCAATAACCTGGCACCAGGACAGATCGCTTTTTTCATCAGTTATTCTGGTAGTACCGATATCATATGCAAGCTTTCTTACATTGCCCAGACCAGGGGAGTTCCTATCGTAACCCTTACAGGAATGAGTCAGAACCCGATTTCCGGCAGCAGTGTGGTTAGCCTGTATGCCTATTTTAGAAAAATGAACTACAGAGATGCCGATATTACATCAAGAATTGGTTTTTATCTGGTGACAGAATTGATTCTGGAAGAATATATGAAGCTTTTTCGTTTGGAACAGCAGTTAGAGGATGAAATTGATTAA
- a CDS encoding ABC transporter ATP-binding protein codes for MTHLKVEGITKSFDEKTVLKGVSLELKEGELVSLLGVSGGGKTTLFHIIAGLSLPDEGHVYLNGEEITGKPGSVSYMLQKDLLLPYRTIVDNVALPLLIKGMKKTEARKKAGEYFKQFGLEGTEKQYPSQLSGGMRQRAALLRTYLFSNRIALLDEPFSALDMMTKRGVHEWYLKVMDDIHLSTLFITHDIDEAILLSDRICMLTGSPGRITKEIIIKEPKPRDKDFNISKEFLEYKREILKHLEGI; via the coding sequence ATGACACACTTAAAGGTGGAAGGCATTACAAAATCCTTTGATGAAAAGACGGTCTTAAAAGGCGTATCCTTAGAGCTTAAGGAAGGAGAGCTGGTATCTCTTCTTGGAGTCAGCGGAGGAGGAAAGACTACACTGTTTCATATCATTGCAGGCCTTTCTCTGCCGGATGAGGGACATGTTTATCTGAATGGAGAAGAAATTACCGGAAAGCCGGGGTCTGTCAGTTATATGCTGCAAAAGGATCTTTTGCTGCCATACCGTACCATCGTGGACAATGTGGCCCTACCCCTTTTAATTAAGGGCATGAAGAAAACAGAGGCCAGGAAAAAGGCGGGAGAATATTTTAAACAGTTTGGGCTGGAAGGGACGGAGAAACAGTACCCTTCCCAGTTATCCGGCGGTATGAGGCAGAGGGCAGCTCTTTTAAGGACGTATCTGTTCTCCAACCGCATCGCTCTTCTTGATGAACCTTTTTCCGCTCTTGACATGATGACCAAGCGTGGGGTGCATGAATGGTATTTAAAGGTAATGGATGACATTCATCTTTCCACTCTTTTTATCACCCATGATATTGACGAAGCCATTCTTTTATCAGACCGCATCTGTATGCTGACCGGATCTCCCGGCAGGATTACAAAGGAAATCATCATAAAGGAACCAAAACCGCGGGATAAGGATTTTAATATTTCAAAGGAATTTCTGGAATATAAGAGGGAGATTTTAAAGCATTTGGAAGGGATATGA